In Ancalomicrobiaceae bacterium S20, the following proteins share a genomic window:
- the carB gene encoding carbamoyl-phosphate synthase large subunit → MPKRTDIKSILVIGAGPIVIGQACEFDYSGTQACKALKAEGYRIILVNSNPATIMTDPELADATYVEPIVPEVVAKIIEKERPDALLPTMGGQTALNCALSLRKMGVLEKYGVEMIGATAEAIDKAEDRELFREAMTKIGLSTPRARFADAADLKRADKRTYDAELARIQALDVADADKKKLAQTFEFDWAKGEEARKRRYVSKGLIEALEALSDIGLPAIIRPSFTMGGTGGGIAYNRDEFLEIVERGLDASPTTEVLIEESVLGWKEFEMEVVRDKADNCIIVCSIENIDPMGVHTGDSITIAPALTLTDKEYQIMRDASLAVLREIGVETGGSNVQFAVNPEDGRMVVIEMNPRVSRSSALASKATGFPIAKVAARLAVGYTLDELANDITGGATPASFEPTIDYVVTKIPRFAFEKFPGADQQLTTSMKSVGEVMAIGRTFAESLQKALRGLETGLTGLNEIEIPGLGQGDDKNAIRAALGTPTPDRLRHVAQALRLGVTKDQIHQSCKIDPWFLDQFEAIVETEAKVRKHGLPQTAGALRSLKAMGFSDARLAELAGLAEADVKALREKLAVHPVYKRIDTCAAEFAAPTAYMYSSYEVPFGAAPDDEARPSDKKKVVILGGGPNRIGQGIEFDYCCCHACFALSDAGYETIMVNCNPETVSTDYDTSDRLYFEPLTAEDVLEILRVEQSKGTLHGVIVQFGGQTPLKLAESLEKAGIPILGTSPDAIDLAEDRDRFKRLLDKLGLKQPKNGIAYSIEQSRLVTAELGFPLVVRPSYVLGGRAMMIVRDEGQFDEYLLGVLPGMVPADVKAKYPNDKTGQINMVLGKSPLLFDRYLSDAIEVDVDALCDGKDVFIAGIMEHIEEAGIHSGDSACSLPTHSLKAEIVEEIERQTKALALALDVGGLMNVQYAVKDDVVYILEVNPRASRTVPFVAKTIGLPVAKIASRVMAGEALGSFGLKRKTLDHVAVKEAVFPFARFPGVDTVLGPEMKSTGEVIGLDRTYAIAFAKSQLGSGTRVPTGGTMFVSMRDEDKDRILPSIRALSDIGFKVISTSGTTRFLQAQGIPASKINKVLEGRPHIVDAIKNGEVQLVFNTTEGAQALADSRSLRRAALLHKVPYYTTLAGAVAAAEAIVAYAAGELEVRPLQSYFAAEA, encoded by the coding sequence ATGCCCAAGCGCACAGACATCAAGAGCATCCTCGTGATCGGCGCAGGCCCGATCGTCATCGGCCAGGCCTGCGAGTTCGACTATTCCGGCACGCAGGCCTGCAAGGCGCTGAAGGCTGAAGGCTATCGCATCATCCTGGTCAACTCGAACCCGGCGACGATCATGACCGATCCGGAGCTGGCGGATGCGACCTATGTCGAGCCGATCGTCCCGGAGGTGGTCGCCAAGATCATCGAAAAGGAGCGCCCGGACGCGCTCCTGCCGACAATGGGCGGCCAGACCGCGCTCAACTGCGCGCTGTCGCTGCGCAAGATGGGCGTGCTGGAGAAGTACGGCGTCGAGATGATCGGCGCCACGGCCGAGGCGATCGACAAGGCCGAGGACCGCGAGCTGTTCCGCGAGGCGATGACCAAGATCGGCCTCTCGACCCCGCGCGCCCGCTTCGCCGACGCCGCCGACCTGAAGCGCGCCGACAAGCGCACCTATGACGCCGAACTCGCGCGCATCCAGGCGCTCGACGTCGCCGACGCCGACAAGAAGAAGCTCGCCCAGACCTTCGAGTTCGACTGGGCCAAGGGCGAGGAGGCGCGCAAGCGCCGCTACGTGTCGAAGGGCCTGATCGAAGCGCTCGAAGCGCTGTCCGACATCGGCCTGCCCGCGATCATCCGGCCGTCGTTCACGATGGGCGGCACCGGCGGCGGCATCGCCTACAACCGCGACGAATTCCTGGAGATCGTCGAGCGCGGCCTCGACGCCTCGCCGACCACCGAAGTGCTGATCGAGGAATCGGTGCTCGGCTGGAAGGAGTTCGAGATGGAGGTCGTCCGCGACAAGGCGGACAACTGCATCATCGTCTGCTCGATCGAGAACATCGATCCGATGGGCGTGCACACCGGCGATTCGATCACCATCGCCCCGGCGCTGACGCTGACGGACAAGGAATACCAGATCATGCGCGACGCCTCGCTGGCGGTGCTGCGCGAGATCGGCGTCGAGACCGGCGGCTCCAACGTCCAGTTCGCGGTGAACCCCGAAGACGGCCGCATGGTCGTCATCGAGATGAACCCGCGCGTGTCGCGCTCGTCCGCCTTGGCCTCCAAGGCGACCGGCTTCCCGATCGCCAAGGTCGCCGCGCGCCTCGCCGTCGGCTACACGCTCGACGAGCTCGCCAACGACATCACCGGCGGCGCCACCCCGGCCTCGTTCGAGCCGACGATCGACTACGTGGTGACGAAGATCCCGCGTTTCGCGTTCGAGAAGTTCCCGGGCGCCGACCAGCAGCTGACCACCTCGATGAAATCGGTCGGCGAGGTCATGGCCATCGGCCGCACCTTCGCCGAGAGCCTGCAGAAGGCCCTGCGCGGCCTGGAGACGGGTCTCACCGGCCTCAACGAGATCGAGATCCCCGGCCTCGGCCAGGGCGACGACAAGAACGCCATCCGCGCCGCGCTCGGCACGCCGACGCCGGACCGGCTGCGCCATGTCGCGCAGGCGCTGCGCCTCGGCGTCACCAAGGACCAGATCCACCAGTCCTGCAAGATCGACCCGTGGTTCCTCGACCAGTTCGAGGCCATCGTCGAGACCGAGGCCAAGGTGCGCAAGCACGGTCTGCCGCAGACCGCGGGAGCCTTGCGCTCGCTGAAGGCGATGGGCTTCTCGGACGCGCGCCTCGCCGAACTCGCCGGCCTTGCCGAGGCCGACGTGAAGGCGCTGCGCGAAAAACTCGCCGTGCATCCGGTCTACAAGCGCATCGACACCTGCGCGGCCGAGTTCGCCGCGCCGACCGCCTACATGTATTCGAGCTACGAAGTCCCGTTCGGCGCCGCGCCGGACGACGAGGCGCGGCCCTCGGACAAAAAGAAGGTCGTCATCCTCGGCGGCGGTCCGAACCGGATCGGCCAGGGTATCGAGTTCGACTACTGCTGCTGCCACGCCTGCTTCGCGCTCTCGGACGCCGGCTACGAGACCATCATGGTCAACTGCAACCCGGAGACCGTGTCGACCGACTACGACACCTCCGACCGGCTCTATTTCGAGCCGCTGACGGCCGAGGACGTACTGGAGATCCTGCGCGTCGAGCAGTCGAAGGGCACGCTGCACGGCGTGATCGTGCAGTTCGGCGGCCAGACGCCGCTGAAGCTCGCCGAGAGCCTCGAGAAGGCCGGCATCCCGATCCTCGGCACCTCGCCCGACGCGATCGACCTCGCCGAGGACCGCGACCGGTTCAAGCGCCTGCTCGACAAGCTCGGCCTCAAGCAGCCGAAGAACGGCATCGCCTATTCGATCGAGCAGTCGCGCCTCGTCACCGCCGAGCTCGGCTTCCCGCTGGTCGTCCGCCCGAGCTACGTGCTCGGCGGCCGCGCCATGATGATCGTGCGCGACGAGGGCCAGTTCGACGAGTACCTGCTCGGCGTGCTGCCCGGCATGGTGCCGGCCGACGTGAAGGCCAAGTATCCGAACGACAAGACCGGCCAGATCAACATGGTGCTCGGCAAGTCGCCGCTCCTGTTCGACCGCTATCTGTCGGACGCGATCGAGGTCGACGTCGACGCGCTCTGCGACGGCAAGGACGTCTTCATCGCCGGCATCATGGAACACATCGAGGAAGCGGGCATTCACTCGGGCGACAGCGCCTGCTCGCTGCCGACCCATTCGCTGAAGGCCGAGATCGTCGAGGAGATCGAGCGCCAGACCAAGGCGCTCGCCCTCGCCCTCGACGTCGGGGGCCTGATGAACGTGCAGTACGCGGTCAAGGACGACGTGGTCTACATCCTCGAGGTGAACCCGCGTGCCTCGCGCACGGTACCCTTCGTCGCCAAGACCATCGGCCTGCCCGTCGCCAAGATCGCCTCGCGCGTCATGGCCGGCGAGGCGCTCGGCTCCTTCGGCCTGAAGCGCAAGACGCTCGACCATGTCGCGGTCAAGGAAGCCGTGTTCCCGTTCGCGCGCTTCCCCGGCGTCGACACGGTGCTCGGACCGGAGATGAAGTCGACCGGCGAGGTCATCGGTCTCGACCGCACCTACGCGATCGCCTTCGCCAAGTCGCAGCTCGGCTCCGGCACGCGCGTGCCGACCGGCGGCACCATGTTCGTGTCGATGCGCGACGAGGACAAGGATCGCATCCTGCCGTCGATCCGCGCCCTCTCCGACATCGGCTTCAAGGTGATCTCGACCTCGGGCACGACGCGGTTCCTGCAGGCGCAGGGGATCCCGGCTTCCAAGATCAACAAGGTTCTTGAAGGCCGCCCGCACATCGTCGATGCTATCAAGAACGGTGAGGTCCAACTCGTCTTCAATACGACCGAGGGGGCCCAGGCGCTGGCGGACAGCCGCTCGCTCCGTCGTGCGGCCCTCTTGCACAAGGTGCCGTACTATACGACCCTCGCCGGTGCCGTCGCCGCGGCCGAGGCCATTGTGGCCTATGCCGCCGGCGAACTGGAAGTTCGGCCGCTGCAATCCTACTTCGCGGCCGAAGCCTGA